From Saccharothrix espanaensis DSM 44229, the proteins below share one genomic window:
- a CDS encoding LCP family protein — protein MSWYGWTYLRDINEGITTTDVIPSGIADQGAARKPLDGAIDILLVGVDSRTDAQGKPLSDEVLALLNGGVADGTLNTDTMILVHVPQDGTRAVAISFPRDSYVEIADGFGKHKLNSAMLRQKTETSQRLRNEGVTDEARIERESTQAGRRTLIKTIEGLTGGAVTVDRYAEVNLASFYEVTQAIGGVEVCLNAATRDSDSGADFPAGRQTIAGAGALSFVRQRGGLPGGDLDRIVRQQVFIGALARKVLSTGTLTDFDKLDQLVTAVKRSVVLSERWNITEFAEQMQGLVSGNIQFRTIPVGDPTDTWGDGNVLPVNPAEVRQFIKGLAVDPAPKSGSAAPTTTAGPPPSAVTVQVVNSSGIAGKAIDVLEMLVTKGFKRGEAISGDYRDGTVVRYPAGERANADRVISALGGNAAATEDDSVPRGQVQVNVGADFAPTGETDPVTAGGATTVARTSASAPPITAQGVVCVN, from the coding sequence GTGTCCTGGTACGGGTGGACCTATCTGCGGGACATCAACGAGGGCATCACCACCACCGACGTCATCCCGTCGGGGATCGCCGATCAGGGCGCGGCCCGCAAGCCGCTCGACGGCGCGATCGACATCCTGCTCGTGGGCGTGGACAGCCGCACCGACGCGCAGGGCAAGCCGCTGTCCGACGAGGTGCTGGCGCTGCTCAACGGCGGTGTGGCGGACGGCACGCTGAACACCGACACGATGATCCTGGTGCACGTCCCGCAGGACGGCACGCGGGCGGTCGCCATCTCATTCCCGCGCGACTCGTACGTGGAGATCGCCGACGGTTTCGGCAAGCACAAGCTCAACTCGGCCATGCTGCGGCAGAAGACCGAGACCTCGCAGCGGCTGCGCAACGAGGGCGTGACGGACGAGGCGCGGATCGAGCGCGAGTCGACCCAGGCGGGCCGCCGCACGCTCATCAAGACCATCGAGGGCCTGACCGGGGGCGCGGTCACCGTCGACCGGTACGCCGAGGTGAACCTGGCGTCGTTCTACGAGGTGACGCAGGCCATCGGCGGCGTCGAGGTGTGCCTGAACGCGGCCACCCGCGACTCCGACTCGGGCGCGGACTTCCCGGCGGGCCGGCAGACCATCGCGGGCGCGGGCGCGCTGTCGTTCGTCCGGCAGCGCGGCGGGCTGCCCGGCGGCGACCTCGACCGGATCGTGCGCCAGCAGGTGTTCATCGGCGCGCTGGCCCGCAAGGTGCTCTCCACCGGCACGCTGACCGACTTCGACAAGCTCGACCAGCTCGTGACGGCGGTGAAGAGGTCCGTGGTGCTCAGCGAGCGGTGGAACATCACCGAGTTCGCCGAGCAGATGCAGGGCCTGGTGTCGGGCAACATCCAGTTCCGCACCATCCCGGTGGGCGACCCGACGGACACGTGGGGCGACGGCAACGTCCTGCCGGTGAACCCGGCCGAGGTGCGCCAGTTCATCAAGGGCCTGGCCGTCGACCCCGCGCCGAAGTCCGGGTCGGCCGCGCCGACGACCACGGCCGGCCCGCCGCCGTCGGCGGTCACCGTGCAGGTGGTCAACTCCTCGGGCATCGCCGGCAAGGCCATCGACGTGCTGGAGATGTTGGTCACCAAGGGGTTCAAGCGCGGCGAGGCGATCAGCGGCGACTACCGCGACGGCACGGTCGTGCGGTACCCGGCCGGGGAGCGGGCCAACGCCGACAGGGTGATCTCCGCCCTGGGCGGTAACGCCGCGGCGACCGAGGACGACTCCGTGCCGAGAGGGCAGGTGCAGGTCAACGTGGGCGCGGACTTCGCACCCACCGGCGAGACCGATCCCGTGACGGCCGGCGGTGCCACGACGGTGGCGCGGACCTCCGCGTCCGCTCCGCCGATCACCGCCCAGGGTGTGGTCTGCGTCAACTGA